A stretch of Candidatus Omnitrophota bacterium DNA encodes these proteins:
- a CDS encoding RNA polymerase sigma-54 factor: IGGSSTKEAVSTDRVKVALRKAIDAESKTKPLSDQQLIEILRKQGFQLARRTVAKYREEMRIPPSHLRRTEA; encoded by the coding sequence CATCGGGGGCAGCAGTACGAAGGAGGCGGTCTCGACTGACCGCGTCAAAGTGGCGCTGCGCAAGGCGATCGATGCGGAAAGCAAAACCAAACCTCTAAGCGACCAGCAGCTTATCGAAATCCTCCGGAAGCAAGGATTTCAGCTCGCCCGGCGCACGGTCGCCAAGTACCGGGAGGAGATGCGGATTCCTCCCTCCCACCTCAGACGCACAGAAGCCTAG
- a CDS encoding 30S ribosomal protein S21: MSRVDVKENETLEKALKRFKKKLEREGILKALKERKHYEKPSEKKRRKMRNARKKAIRG, encoded by the coding sequence ATGTCTAGAGTTGATGTCAAGGAAAACGAGACTCTCGAAAAGGCCCTAAAGCGTTTCAAGAAAAAACTGGAGCGCGAGGGAATCCTCAAAGCGCTCAAAGAGCGCAAGCATTACGAGAAACCGTCCGAGAAGAAGCGCCGCAAAATGCGGAATGCGAGGAAGAAGGCAATTCGGGGGTAA
- a CDS encoding insulinase family protein has protein sequence MAFFLSWDRRPALNWVPVFLMLGQLAFASPTQAKTPMPSYHKEILENGLVVLVQRREGLPAAAVQALVRAGGATETGRFTGMGISHVFEHMLFKGTPSRGVGEIERELRRYGGDIQAYTSLDYTGYHITIPVDGLPTAISILADGLQNPSFNQAELAKELQVILKEINMNEDSPVRSLYRQLWHTAYLEHPYRHPVIGYPKQVEAISRDDLVAYHSKLYVPNNMVLSIVGEVDPEETVELVRESFGDWKRGPSPDDPVRPEPPQTAPRELVLARQLELAYGAFAFHTVSLRHPDLFPLDVLALGLGNGRSSRLYRRLRAEENLVYSIDASSYTPRDPGLFTISFSAEPKNLDRIREIVFEELRRVQKEGFKEKELEKAKKQVISEHLFRLETLQAQAQDLAQGELLMSDPGFFTHYVDSIQKVDSGQVRSVANQYLQPESVTYVCLLPKAELLSQEAATGEKPTLQEPLFSTLTNGARAIVIPNTDLAVASVCVVFPGGVRIEEDSTNGWSGLLATMLKQGTRKHTDEELAEEVEGRGARLDTFSGNNSLGLTGSFMLEDLEQGLDWIAELLTDCVFPADKLQQQKESALAALRAENDKIFTVGKNELRGRLFEVHPYRLNPLGSERAIQALTDQDLRNWYRDFLRMDQAVIAVTGGVDPRQTLDLLEEKIGRIKRPAPKNDAPAIRQEAALEETVSTSIPMDKAQSLLLIGFRGVSVDSPDRIPFELLTQVLSGLGSRLFEKVREDLGLAYAVGAFPVVGVDPGYYVFYVLTTEEHIDAAREKLWIEINALKKEPISGEELESAKKYLEAQHLISQQASGALAFEVSLDELYGLGHKRYLEYGELLGQVNARQIQELAKKYFLEGAHVEVVLSPAAQEKESK, from the coding sequence ATGGCTTTCTTTTTGAGTTGGGACAGGCGCCCGGCACTCAACTGGGTTCCTGTCTTTCTCATGTTAGGCCAATTGGCCTTTGCCTCTCCAACCCAAGCCAAAACACCCATGCCCTCGTATCACAAAGAAATCTTGGAAAACGGGCTGGTTGTGCTGGTCCAGCGGCGGGAGGGACTGCCCGCGGCTGCGGTCCAGGCACTGGTGCGCGCAGGCGGCGCAACCGAGACCGGCCGATTCACCGGCATGGGCATCTCCCATGTCTTCGAGCACATGCTCTTTAAGGGCACACCCAGCCGCGGAGTCGGTGAAATCGAACGGGAACTCCGCCGGTACGGCGGCGATATCCAGGCTTATACTTCACTGGATTACACCGGTTACCACATCACGATCCCGGTGGACGGGCTGCCCACAGCCATCAGCATTCTGGCCGACGGCTTGCAAAATCCCTCTTTTAACCAGGCCGAACTCGCCAAAGAACTCCAGGTCATCCTCAAGGAAATCAACATGAATGAGGATTCCCCGGTGCGTTCTCTTTACCGGCAGCTCTGGCACACGGCCTATTTGGAACATCCTTACCGGCACCCGGTGATCGGATATCCGAAGCAGGTCGAGGCCATAAGCCGGGATGATCTGGTGGCCTACCACAGCAAGCTCTATGTCCCCAACAACATGGTGCTCTCCATTGTGGGCGAGGTGGACCCCGAAGAAACCGTCGAGTTGGTGCGGGAGTCCTTCGGGGATTGGAAACGCGGCCCCAGTCCGGATGATCCGGTTCGGCCGGAACCGCCTCAGACCGCGCCGCGTGAACTGGTGCTGGCACGCCAACTTGAGCTGGCCTATGGCGCTTTCGCCTTTCACACAGTGAGTCTCCGTCACCCGGATCTATTCCCCCTGGATGTTCTGGCTTTGGGATTGGGGAACGGCCGCAGCTCCCGGCTGTACCGTCGCCTCCGCGCGGAGGAAAACCTGGTCTACAGCATTGACGCCAGCAGCTATACGCCCAGAGATCCGGGTCTCTTTACCATCAGCTTTTCTGCGGAACCCAAGAACCTGGATCGCATTCGGGAGATTGTGTTCGAAGAGCTAAGGCGCGTCCAAAAAGAAGGGTTCAAGGAAAAGGAGCTGGAAAAGGCCAAAAAGCAGGTGATCAGCGAACACCTTTTCCGCCTCGAAACCCTGCAGGCCCAAGCCCAGGATTTGGCCCAAGGGGAGCTCCTGATGTCCGACCCCGGTTTCTTCACTCATTACGTGGATTCGATTCAGAAAGTGGATTCCGGGCAGGTCCGGTCCGTGGCAAATCAATACCTCCAGCCAGAATCTGTGACCTATGTGTGTCTGCTTCCCAAAGCGGAGCTGCTTTCTCAAGAGGCTGCAACCGGAGAAAAGCCTACACTCCAGGAACCGCTTTTCAGTACTTTGACCAACGGCGCCCGGGCCATTGTGATCCCGAACACAGACCTGGCCGTGGCCTCTGTGTGCGTGGTCTTTCCCGGCGGAGTGCGCATTGAGGAGGATTCCACCAACGGGTGGTCCGGTCTCCTGGCTACCATGCTCAAGCAGGGGACCAGGAAGCACACGGACGAAGAACTGGCCGAAGAAGTCGAAGGCCGCGGCGCGCGTCTGGACACTTTCAGCGGCAACAACAGTCTGGGCCTGACGGGTTCTTTCATGCTGGAGGATCTGGAGCAAGGCTTGGATTGGATTGCCGAACTTCTCACGGACTGCGTGTTTCCCGCGGACAAGCTGCAGCAACAAAAGGAGTCGGCCCTGGCCGCTTTAAGGGCGGAAAACGACAAGATTTTCACTGTAGGCAAAAATGAATTGCGCGGGCGATTGTTTGAAGTGCACCCGTACCGGCTGAATCCCCTGGGAAGTGAAAGGGCTATTCAAGCGCTCACGGATCAAGATCTGCGAAACTGGTACCGGGATTTTCTCCGGATGGACCAGGCTGTGATTGCGGTCACCGGAGGCGTGGACCCCCGGCAAACGCTGGATCTCCTGGAGGAAAAAATCGGACGCATCAAGCGTCCGGCCCCTAAGAACGATGCTCCGGCCATCCGGCAGGAGGCCGCTCTCGAAGAAACGGTCTCTACAAGCATCCCGATGGATAAGGCCCAGAGCTTGCTCCTGATCGGATTCCGGGGCGTGAGCGTGGATTCCCCGGATCGGATACCCTTTGAGCTCCTGACTCAAGTGCTCAGCGGGCTGGGCTCGCGGCTCTTCGAGAAGGTGCGTGAAGACCTGGGCTTGGCGTACGCTGTCGGCGCGTTTCCCGTGGTCGGGGTAGACCCCGGCTATTACGTGTTCTATGTTCTGACCACCGAAGAACATATCGATGCCGCGCGCGAAAAGCTCTGGATCGAAATCAATGCCCTGAAAAAGGAACCCATTTCCGGGGAAGAGCTCGAGAGCGCAAAGAAATACCTGGAGGCCCAGCACCTCATCTCGCAACAGGCTTCGGGGGCGCTGGCCTTTGAGGTCTCTCTCGATGAACTCTACGGTTTGGGACATAAGCGATATTTGGAATACGGAGAGCTCTTGGGGCAAGTAAATGCCCGGCAGATCCAGGAACTTGCAAAAAAATACTTTCTTGAGGGGGCCCATGTTGAGGTCGTGCTTTCGCCCGCTGCTCAAGAGAAGGAGTCAAAATGA
- a CDS encoding DUF1844 domain-containing protein, giving the protein MSKDYKLNIEKKVDETWKSQVEKEKERIRSDEPKRSQGNSGPSQPAQKETAGEQERQGPGSESAFQIFISSLGIQTLMHLGELPNPMTQQPELQMDQAKHMMDILEMLQQKTKGNLTSTEAQLLDDLLYELRMKYIARIQAISEPPPGAAR; this is encoded by the coding sequence ATGAGTAAAGACTACAAACTCAACATAGAGAAGAAGGTGGACGAAACCTGGAAATCCCAGGTGGAAAAAGAGAAGGAAAGGATCCGCTCGGATGAGCCGAAGCGTTCCCAAGGGAACTCCGGTCCCTCTCAGCCCGCGCAGAAAGAGACGGCCGGAGAACAGGAGCGCCAAGGCCCCGGATCCGAATCCGCATTTCAAATCTTCATCTCAAGCCTGGGCATTCAGACCCTGATGCACCTCGGAGAATTACCCAATCCCATGACTCAGCAGCCGGAACTTCAAATGGACCAGGCAAAGCACATGATGGATATTCTGGAGATGCTGCAGCAAAAGACCAAGGGGAACCTCACATCCACAGAAGCACAGCTCCTGGACGACCTTCTCTATGAGCTTCGCATGAAGTATATTGCCCGCATCCAGGCCATTTCGGAACCGCCGCCGGGTGCAGCCCGTTGA
- a CDS encoding flippase-like domain-containing protein codes for MSLGLLGFLFWLMRDKLPEVRQTLGTANRPLLLTAFVLQTGVVLLMALRLRILMRSMHMPMRYKEVTEITYVGLFFNAFLPTSAGGDVIKAVWAGRSTGKTAEGFAAVLGDRIVGFCALTLLIGFGLFSARDWGVGLGRQLANAVGIGMVAVAGSVLVLSLTPQLESQVEKLLGKLHLGKIGEALHRFITALVSLRAQPKALGLALMLSLVLQSIVIFEVFLLSHALASPVLLRLMFLIVPVSMVAGMVPSVNGMGVRESAFVLLLSREIGPETAFALSLLYLALLFSMSVVGGFVYLLNGRRWI; via the coding sequence GTGAGCCTGGGCCTCCTGGGCTTTCTTTTTTGGCTCATGCGGGACAAGCTTCCCGAGGTGCGCCAAACCCTGGGCACAGCCAACCGGCCCTTGCTCCTCACGGCCTTTGTGCTCCAGACCGGTGTGGTCTTGCTCATGGCCCTCCGGTTGCGTATTCTCATGCGTTCGATGCACATGCCCATGCGTTACAAAGAGGTCACGGAAATCACTTATGTCGGCCTCTTCTTCAATGCCTTTTTGCCCACGTCCGCGGGAGGGGACGTGATCAAAGCAGTCTGGGCGGGACGGAGCACAGGCAAAACCGCCGAAGGTTTCGCCGCGGTGCTCGGGGACCGGATTGTGGGTTTTTGCGCGCTCACCCTGCTTATCGGATTCGGTCTTTTCTCTGCCCGGGACTGGGGAGTGGGTTTGGGCAGGCAACTGGCTAATGCCGTCGGAATCGGGATGGTTGCGGTCGCAGGATCCGTTCTTGTGCTCTCGCTGACGCCTCAGCTGGAGAGCCAAGTCGAAAAACTCCTGGGCAAGCTGCATTTGGGTAAGATAGGCGAGGCCTTGCACCGCTTTATCACCGCGCTGGTAAGCCTGCGGGCTCAGCCCAAAGCTCTGGGCTTGGCTTTGATGCTCTCTTTGGTCTTGCAGTCGATTGTCATTTTTGAGGTCTTTCTCTTATCCCATGCCCTGGCCAGTCCGGTGCTCCTGAGGCTGATGTTCTTGATCGTCCCGGTGTCCATGGTGGCTGGTATGGTACCCTCTGTGAACGGCATGGGGGTGAGGGAAAGCGCCTTCGTACTGCTGCTGAGCCGTGAAATAGGGCCGGAAACAGCCTTTGCGCTTTCGCTCCTGTACTTGGCGCTGCTTTTCTCAATGAGTGTGGTTGGTGGATTCGTCTATTTGCTCAATGGCCGCAGATGGATATAA
- a CDS encoding SDR family oxidoreductase codes for MKRALVTGGAGFIGSNLVSTLVEQGVPVRVLDNFSYGKKENLASVIGRIELIEGDLRDKEAVKQAVADVEVIFHQGALRSVPKSVDDPEPYNDVNVTGTLNLLMAAKEAGVRRVVSASSSSVYGDNPELPKVETQYPFPISPYAASKLATEGYCQTFSAVYGLSTVSLRYFNVFGPRQDPGSEYAVVIPAFITAILDDKAPTIHGDGLQSRDFTYIDDVVQANILAGTAPGLSGQALNIACGANHTVLDIVKHTNKILGKDVKPQHIAARQGDVRHTLADITAARKLIRFEPKVMFEEGLQRTIEWFQKQS; via the coding sequence ATGAAACGCGCACTTGTAACCGGGGGAGCCGGGTTTATCGGTTCCAATCTTGTGAGCACTCTGGTGGAACAGGGAGTTCCCGTTCGTGTGCTTGACAACTTTTCTTACGGCAAGAAAGAGAACCTTGCCTCTGTGATCGGCCGTATCGAGTTGATCGAGGGCGATCTGCGCGACAAGGAAGCTGTGAAGCAGGCTGTGGCCGATGTCGAGGTTATTTTCCACCAAGGGGCGCTTCGCTCGGTTCCGAAGTCCGTGGATGACCCGGAGCCCTACAATGATGTCAATGTCACAGGAACCCTCAATCTCTTGATGGCAGCCAAAGAGGCCGGGGTGCGGCGCGTGGTCAGCGCGTCCAGCTCTTCCGTTTACGGCGATAATCCGGAATTGCCCAAAGTGGAGACCCAATATCCCTTTCCGATCTCCCCCTACGCGGCTTCCAAACTGGCCACCGAGGGCTATTGCCAGACCTTTAGTGCGGTCTACGGTCTTTCTACGGTCAGCCTGCGCTATTTCAATGTGTTCGGCCCCAGGCAGGATCCGGGCTCCGAATACGCGGTGGTCATTCCGGCCTTTATCACCGCCATTTTGGACGATAAAGCGCCTACCATTCACGGAGATGGTTTGCAGTCCAGAGACTTCACCTATATCGATGATGTGGTGCAGGCCAATATCCTGGCGGGAACAGCCCCCGGTCTTTCCGGACAGGCCCTTAATATCGCCTGCGGCGCAAATCACACAGTGCTCGATATTGTGAAGCACACAAACAAGATCTTGGGGAAAGACGTCAAGCCCCAGCACATTGCAGCCCGCCAGGGAGATGTGCGCCACACACTGGCCGATATCACCGCAGCGCGCAAGTTAATACGGTTTGAGCCCAAGGTCATGTTTGAAGAAGGCCTGCAGAGAACAATTGAATGGTTCCAGAAGCAATCCTAG